Genomic segment of Mastomys coucha isolate ucsf_1 unplaced genomic scaffold, UCSF_Mcou_1 pScaffold5, whole genome shotgun sequence:
GCCAACTCTGAAGCTCCTTTTTGGCAGCTTGTTTATTTACTCGCCTGCCTAGAATGGGAGTTGGGGGTCAGCTGGATTAGAAGTTACCAGTTTAAAATAATAGATGTGATCTAGTGTTGTGTGCTGAGTCCTATCAGTGTCAGAGCGTTAGACAACACCAGGCAGAGCCTCACTGAAAAGCAGTCTAGTGGTCCCTGCAAACTGGTGATGCACACATGCCCCATGACCCATATATTACACTCTATTGCATGACACCTCTGAGAGTCTGAAGTCTTAGCAGCCAGAAGAATGTCCCTGGCAATGTTTATAGTAGCCAAGACTATTTGTCAACCATATGGACAGACTAATTGCGAcacatttatttcactttataaaaatacatttacatacagTGATGGAGCTTGAAAACATTTTAGccaaaataatgttttatggTCGGGTGTGGTGGGCATGCCCCTCACCTCAgcagagaggtaggcagatctctgtgagttcaaggccagcttgctcttCATAGTGAGCTgcatgatagccagggctatgcagcaAGATTCGatcttaaaaaatgattaattaatgtttaaaaagcaCTTGCAATGACATtttaaggaagaggaagggacagatGATCAGCACAAGCTCAGGAGCGAGGAGGGTGCCGTCAGCAGGGAGTGCATGAAGGTATAGTGCTCTAGTAGTGGTGGTGGTCACTGCATTGTGTTAGAGCTGCCTACCACTCTGCCCCAGGCCAGTCTTTGgattagattttctttttcttactctcTTATAAGTAGGTGTCAATTGTATTCCCAAGGCCCAGTGGAGTATTTCCTGATGATCATCAACCCCAAGAACAGAAGGAAGGCCCTGCTGAGCAGCAGGCACTGATGCGAGCTACTTTCTCTGGAATATTCACTGTTTACACTCACCAGTGTAGCTCCCATCTCATATTTCCTCTTGActgataatattttaatgtactagatttattcattttatgtatgagtgttttgcctatgtgtcagaagagggcatttgagtctctggagctggagttatggatggttgtgaaccaccacttAGGTGCTAAGAATTGGACCtgagtcccctgcaagagcaatcattcttaaccactgagctatctccccagccctgactgATAAGcagtttgcaagtatttaaaaaaaaaaaaaacaagcaaacaaacaaactatactTTGGGTAACTGTTGAGATTAAGGGAACTTCCCCTTGGTGTGTTGGCTGTAAAATCAGCTGCTGTTTTATACTATCAGATAGCTAAGAACAGCTGTCTCTTCAGTCACATGCTCACAGGAATTATGATGCTAAGTGAGAAGACCCATTTGCACAACCCCACAAAAAATGACAGTGTAGAAATTAGAACACAGTGATATTTAGGCCTGGAAACAAAGGCCTCTAGACCTAAGGAAAAACTTCTGTAGGAAGCAAACTGGCCTTGGTTGGTAATAAATAATACAGCTTAAAGTCCACGCTCACCCAAAACAGTCAGCTTGCCTCTCCCTCACTTGAGACGTGTGGTGTGTGTTATGTTGTCTCCTCCTAGGGGCGACTGGAGGTCATGCAGCTTGAAAAGGGGAAAACTCCACTGTCCACCCAGCCAGCTGATTAGAGCTTGTTTTCACAAACAGATTTGACCTGTTCCCTCTGAGGGAAAGCACCCTCTGCTGAGAAGGCTGGAGTCAGAGTGTCCCACCCaagcagcaggcagcagagggAGCTGAGAGCAGGTGTAAAGTTGAGAAGACACGGGGTCACATCAGTGTAGGCACATGACTCAGCAGAACCCACGTGTGGCCCCAAGCCCAGGGCAAGTTGTTTGAGGCTGTTTTCCCTTCCACCCAGAAGTTAGGTAACTCTTTGTCTGCTATTAAATAAATCATGGGACTGTCAAGCACCATATTTAGGATCTaatccctgggcaggtgatcctgaCCACCATAAAGGCAGCTGAGACATTTTGGCTGGGGCTTTGGGAATTGTGTTTCCTATAAGCATGTACTTTGAAGTGAATCTCGTCCCTACCTCAGACTGTATGTACCTCATGAAATAACCAAAGGATGACTGTGTAGTGCTCTCTGGGGTTGGTAAAGAGCCCGCTTTGGCCCATGTTTTCCCAAGTGTTGTCTCACGTTCTAAGATCTTTTATGAAAGGCTTATCCTTTATATTCATCCTCTTCATTCTGTAACGGCATATTCAATCCAGATTTACTAGGCCTCCTTTATTTTCTAACTTAATGATCACcttagccagacatggtggtgcacgcctttaatcccagcactcaggaggcagaggcaggtggagctctgagaaatttaaggccagcctgttctacgtagtgagctccaggtcagcaaAGGCCACATAGATCCtgtttcaaacacacacaaaagactgATCACATTGGAGCTGGAAAGGAGGCTCAGCAGCCCCCCGTTTGGTGTCCAACACCCGTCCTGGGTTAGCTTCTAGAGATCTGAGTTCTGACCTCGGTCAtcctcacaaataaaaataaggaggGTCCTGATCACCATTCCCCCACATCTGCACTAGCAACAAGAGCTACTACATAAGCTCTCATTCCAGTAATAAACCTCCAAAAGACTATTGCTCTTTGAGTGACTTATAGGTTGTTTAggttgggggtttgttttgttttatttctggttaAATTGTTAAAcatggttttttttaagattttagatacttaattttaaaaaatttgcatactatatattttgattgtattccttcccctcccccaactcccaagcctcccccctccttccaacctttctttccctgtcaaaaaagaataaaaaagatagcataggtcaaaacaaacaaaaaccagtaagacaaataacaaaacaaaagcaccccAAAAATATAGCACCCATGCTGTGCTGAAGCCTGCTCTAGAGCAGAGTTACCCAGTGTCACCCTAGTGGAGAAAActgatctctcctttcccagcaaATATCCACTGCAGATAACTTCTTGGTTAGGAGTGGGACTTTGTGTCCCTTTCTCTGTGCTGAGAGGTTATGCAGGTCTGTGTATGTGAGACAGCCCTGTCATGTCTGAAGACGTTTCTTCAAGTCATTCCCccaactctggctcttacaatctttctgcctgttCTTCTACATAGATCCCTGAGTCTTGAGAggaatttatttatcttattttatgtgtatgatgttgcctgaatgtatgtttgGTGCCCATGTGcctttggaggctagaagaggatatcagatctcctggaactggaattaaagatggttctaagccaccatgtggttactaggaactgaaccccagtcgtgtgtgtgtgtgtgtgtgtgtgtaaactacatacccttaaaatattttctcaagaaAACTTCTAACAGGAAGAACTGATTATTTAAAGATTAAATTTGGAGAGCTATTGCTACACTTGACTCTTAAAAGAAAGCCCATCAGCTAAGGTGCTTGGactaagcctgacaacttgagatggatccctagcACTAGGGTGacggagggagagaaccaactatcCCAAGTTGTCCTCATATCTCCACTTGTATGCCATAATATGGCACAAACAGTAAATGACCTTAAAAAGATTGAAGTCAACAGTTCACACTTACCCACGCCATGAGAGAACTTGATTATCAATAGTGGCTGTTAACAATTTCAGCTCCCATTTATCTGATTAGAGAAGAAAGTCagatctcagcactctggaggcagaggcagagacatctctgtgagtttgaggcagacTGGCCTATCCAAGAGTTGGCAGGGGTTCCATCCAAGTCAGCGGGTACTCtgtagtgaaaccctgtctaaaaaactgAGACCTCAGCCATCTActgttgtttgctttggttttgttcctGTAAGTTGTGTCTTTTGCAGTGTTTTTGGTCTTGGTCTAGTGAATAGGAGCAAGGATGTGcgggagacaaggtttctctgggcgTGGTTTCTCAGAAGGAAGGATGTTGACTGTTTTCACAAACCTGTTTGTGTTGTCCACAGCAAACAGAGGCATAACAAACTCTGGAGATCTCATTCAGACAGTGACCTTTCAGACCACCATGAACCCATCTGTAAACCTGGGCTCGAGCTCAACAAGAAGGAGATGACCACGTCAGCAGACCAGATCACTGAGGTGAAGACTGTGGAGAACCTTGCAGCCATGCCTCCTGTCTTTGTGGAACACATGCTCCCACAGGATGCAAGTCAGACAGGAGTGTGCACCAAAGAAAGACTCATCTGCCTGGAGCTCTCTTCACAGGAGTTTCGTGCTGGGCAGATTGAAGACGAATTAAACTTAAATGACATCAATGGATGCTCGTCAGGGTGTTGTCTCAGTGAATCAAAATTCCCTCTTGACAACTGCCATGCATCTAAAGCCTTACTCCAACCTGGACAGGCCCCAGACATTGCCAACAAGTTCCCAGACTTAGCAGTGGAAGATTTGGAGACGGACGCACTGAAAGCAGACATGAATGTCCACTTACTGCCAATGGAAGAGTTGACATCGAGACTGAAAGACCTCCCCATGTCACCTGATCTGGAGTCACCAAGCCCCCAAGCTAGTTGCCAAGCTGCCATCTCCGATTTTAGTACAGATCGTATTGATTTTTTTAGTGCCCTAGAGAAATTTGTAGAGCTTTCTCAAGAAACCCGGTCTCGGTCTTTTTCTCACTCAAGGATAGAAGAATTAGGTGGAGGAAGGAGTGAGGGTTGTCGCTTGTCAGTGATAGAAGTAGCACCTTCAGAAATGGCAGCCGATGACCAGAGAAGCAGCTCTTTGAGTAATACTCCCCACGCCTCTGAAGAGTCTTCCGTGGATGAGGACCAGTCAAAGGTAAAACTGCTTTATGGTTTTCTATTTAATGAACTTCTCACCAAAGAAACTATTGAAAACTTTGCTGTGTTAATGTCTTTCAGAGGGCAGGGGGTAGGGCACTCACCTGTGCTAAGCCAGTCTGTACTCCTTGccctaacttttttttaattaacatgtaTGTGAGTTGGCAGTTCATATGAGTGAAGGTGCCCAGAGAAGCTAAAGTAGTGAGATTCCCCCAGAGCTTGAGCTGCAAGGGCTTGTGAACTGCCCaccataggtgctgggaactgcactcTCGTCCTCTCTACACACTCTTGGCCACTGGGCCTTCTCTTCAGCCCTTTGAGTCATGATTCACTCTGGATGTTAGTGAAGATTTCCCtagtaaacaataaaacaatccAGCTGAGACCTTCCTTTCAAACAGGCgcttttttaaggattttatcTTTTCAGGCTTTGATgacattttagatttattttatgtgtataaatattttgcctgcatgtataaatgtgtatcacatgtgtgcttggtgcccataGAAGTCAGGAGAGGGCTTCattttccctggaactggaattatagatggttgtgagccactacgtaggtgttgggaatcaaattcaggtcacctgcaaaagcagcaagtgcccttaacctctgagccatgtctccatccCCTGTTGGAAGCACTTCTGAAAGGAGATGGTACAGAAGAGAGAACTAGCCAAAGCTAGTTCTGTGGACCCTGGGGCTCAAGTCAAATCTCAGCAGTGATGAGGTACCACAGTGCCACCTGAGTGAAATGGCATCTGAGAGCATGGGTTTGTTTGGGAAACATTTTGTCTCAGAAAGTTCACAAGCTAATAAATAGCTTGTGACACATGTAAATAGTTGCTGAAGTAGCCAGATGTCTGTGCTGAGCTCAGTGATGCTGATCAGTGAATTTGTCTCCAGTCCCATGGAGCTCAAGAAGCAAAAGATAGTTTGGGAAGATAAATTTGGGAGCAGCCAAGATCCTAAGATTCCTAAGTggcatgtgttttgttttgttttgttttgtttttcaagaaaagtttctctgtgtagccttggccttCCTGCAATTCACTCAGTGGtgcaaggctggccttgaactcagagatccacctgcctcagccactcaaatgctgggattaaagatgtgtcacCATGCCTTGTTGATGTATGATTTCTTATGAACCATTTCAGAAATAAGAGGAAATACCATAGGTGGTCAAAaaagttgctttgttttgtttatctgttttgagacaaagtctcaagtTTACTCTATCATACAAAACTTCCCTTACtgatccttttttgtttgtttgtttgtttgtttgttttttcaagacagggtttctctgggtagccctggctgtcctggaactcactctgtagtccaggctggcctcaaactcagaaatccacctgcctctgcctcccaagtgctgggattaaaggcgtgcaccaccaccacctgcctcCCTTACTGATCTTAATGGACCTCGTTATGGTGCATTTATTTTGCAGTACTAGGGATTTAACACAGGGTCCTGTACATAgcagacaagcactttaccaactaagctttATTTATCACCAGCCTTGGTTATCTGACCAAGACCTGAGATGGTCTTTTCCTCCTACTCTGCCTTCATCTGTTATTTCTTTTCCACAAGTACCCCCAAGACAACGTTTGCTTCTACTTCTGTGTGTCTGTCGTATTTCTATGGAAAGTCAGAACATTTAAGCTCTCTTTATGAACCAGTCAGTGTAGTGGCATTGACAGAAATAGCCTTCCTACTGAGTCCTTGGTCATATGAGTACTCCTTCCATGGCCCGTGCACATACCAGGCTCACCAGTTCTGCCAAGATCACCTCTGCTTGATGTCCTGGCAGATTCCCCCAAAGTCAAGACTGACCTTGTTAGTTTATACCAACTAAAACTCTTCTAAGGGATAAAGACCAGCACAATTGCTAAGGAAATATTGTATTTTGAAgtcttacatacataaaatgttaacaaaagaGACTGATAGTCATAATGTACTGACTTTAAAAAGGATTATGAATAGATTTTGAAGTTAAAATTTTTTTGCAGTGGGACCTGATTTGGGAGGAAGTGGGATTGGGTGAGTCTTGTCCTAAATCCATGGGAATTATTGCCTTGGACAGGAGTAAAATAACTATCTACCTTGTAAAGGAGTAGAGGATTCTCTTGAGAAGAAGGGTTCTAGGGCTGCTGAGCAAAATGGCTAAGTTAAGTCTACCTTTCCCAAAAGGAGCCACATGAAATTTAGAGATTGTTGCCTGGTGTGGGGTATATGCTTTTAATCTTGgtactagagaggcagagacaggcagatctctgagttcaagacctggtctacataatgagttctcctgtctcaaaaaagaaaatgaagggctggagctggcaatggtggcacacacctttaatcccagcacttgagaggcagaggcaggcggatttctgagtttgaggccaNNNNNNNNNNNNNNNNNNNNNNNNNNNNNNNNNNNNNNNNNNNNNNNNNNNNNNNNNNNNNNNNNNNNNNNNNNNNNNNNNNNNNNNNNNNNNNNNNNNNNNNNNNNNNNNNNNNNNNNNNNNNNNNNNNNNNNNNNNNNNNNNNNNNNNNNNNNNNNNNNNNNNNNNNNNNNNNNNNNNNNNNNNNNNNNNNNNNNNNNNNNNNNNNNNNNNNNNNNNNNNNNacgacgacgacgacgacgacgacgacgacgacgacaacgacAACGTTAATAAGCCAGCTAAGAAAGGGTTTCACTTATTCCTTCATGGTCTAAGCCCTAGATGCTAATGGTACTATGAAAATATGGGTTATAAGAGCCCCCATAGCTGTTTGCACACTTTAAAACAAAGTCCTGAGTTAAAATCTTGCTTGAGTAAACAACAAAATTTAGTAAACAGTGGTATACCTTATAGTGCATTTTCTGCCTCCCTCCTTGATGATGAGTCCTGTTTTGTCGCCGTGGTCTGACAGCACTTGGTACCCTAACTTACGTTCTCATAGACAGGTTTTCTCCGGTCACAGGGTTACTAGGTGAAATACTAGCACTTTCAATGAGGCCACAATTTGCCATAACCGCCTGACTATGTTCTCTTCATAGGCAATCTCAGAACTTGCCATAACCATCTGACTATGTTCTCTTCATAGGCAATCTCAGACCTTGTCAGCCCGGACATCATCATGCAATCTCACTCAGAAAATGCAATTTCAGTCAAAGAAATTGTCACTGAAATTGAGTCCATTAGTCAAGGAGTTGGGCAGGTTCAGTTAAAAGGAGATATCCTCTCTAACCCATGCCACACACCAAAGAAGAGCACTGTCCATGAGCTGCCCCTGGAGAGAGTACAAGCCCTTGAGAACAAACCTGGACATTTGGAGCAGGACGAGAGTTTCTGTAGTGTCCAGCCAGAACTAGCTAGAGACTTGGGGAAGTGTGCCCCAGAAGAAGGCTGTGTGACCACACACTCATCCACAGTAGACTTGGAAGAAGAGGAAACAGTTGAGGGGGAACATGACTGGAGCCCAGGGATACACTCTGGTGCCAAGTGGTGCCCTGGGTCTGTGAGGCGAGCCACCCTGGAATTTGAAGAGCGCTTGCGACAAGAGCAAGAGAACCATGGTACAACCTCTGCAGGTCCCACATTATCCAATCGCAAAAACTCTAAGAATGATTCTTCTATGGCAGACTTAATGCCAAAATGGAAAAGTGATGAAACTGCCCCAGAACATTCATTTTTCCTCAAAGAAGCCGAACCGAGCAAGAGTAAAGGGAAATGCAGTGGTTCTGAAGCCGGATCACTATCCCACTGTGAGCATACTCCCACTGTTCCAGCCTCTGAGCTGCTGGAGCATCATCCCTTGCCAGCTCCTCAGGACTGCCTAGGGTCAGATAGTAGAAGTAAGACGTGGGAAGGGGAGCTGAAGAAGCAGAGGACTGTGGTTCCAAGCCAGGAATGTGAGACACAGGCCGTCCTTCTTCCCCTGcccaagaaaatagaaatcattgAGTATACACCAACAGTTACCTCACTGGATCACACTGAGCCAGGAGGTGAGACAACACACAGCAAAGAGGGTGAGAAGCAAGGACTGAGGAGCGTGAAGATGGAGAGGTCTGTCACTATGTTTTGTGCTCTAGATGAAAATCTGAACAGGACTCTGGACCCCAGTCAAGTTTCTCTGCATCCCCAAGTGCTACCTCTGCCTCATTCTTCCTCTGAGTATGACAGGCCCACTGACCCAAGCTCTATGTTAAGTAGCCCTCAAGACAAAGGGGACAGTCCATCCACACCCTTCAAGACAGCAGCACCTTTTGTCAGTTTCAGTACCCAGGGAGCATCTGTCAGCTTGGATTGTTTGCTTCCCCATTCCGTGGTTCACCTGGAAGGCTGCACAGAGCAAAGCAGTAGCACAGACAGTGAGCTGTCTTCAGAGCGGGTTAGCTGGGAGGAGAGCAGGGGGGACTTCCTTTGCAGTGGTAGTAGAATGGCATACATGTCCTCCCCATTAACTAACAAAGACCTAAGTTTAATTAACAAAGTTGGTGACAGTGTTGGCGTGTTACAGAAAAAACTGGACCCCTCACCCGAAGCCTGTCGAATCCCACATAGCTCTAGTAGTGAGAATATAAGAGATGTCAGCCACAGCCCTGGTGTGGTGAAGGAACACACTAAAGAAGTTGAGTCTCGAGTGATCTTCCAGGCAGGGTTCTCCAAAACATCACCAGTGCAGCGCTCGGCTTCCCTTGCCAAGCTGAGTTACCTGGACCTTTGTAAAGACTACTTACCGGATAGAGAGCTTGTCTCCTCAGAATCCCCTCACCTCAAACTGCTTCAGCCCTTCCTCAGAACAGACTCAGGCATGCATGCCTTGATGGCCCACAAGCCCTCCGAGAGCCCAGGCGCCCACCAGAGCCCACAGCCCACCAAGTATTCTGTAGAGCAACTCAAAACAGCAGAGTGTGTTGTGCAGAGCAAACCAGTGGAGAGGTCCAGTGTGCAGTATGCCAAAGAGTTTGGTTACAGTCAGCAGCAGTGTTTGCTCCCCAAGGCAAGACCGGGATTGACTAGTTCTGAAGGAGGCCTTCCTTTGCTACAGACACAGGGTCTGCAATATACAGGCCCCTCTCCAGGGCTGGCTGTGGCACCCCGTCAGCAACATGGCAGAACTCACCCCCTTAGGAGACTGAAAAGAGCAAATGATAAAAAACGGACAACCAACCCCTTCTATAACACCATGTGATCCTGAGCCCACACACTTGattttctaagaaaatgtttGTTAAAGGGGTGGTGTAATATGTAAGGAACATGCACTTTATtggttaattttataatatttttggtCATTTTACTGTTCCTGGCTCATGCAGGGTTTGGGTTTTtccatgtgtgtgcgtgcatgtatgtatgtgtgtatgcgtgtgcatgtgtgtgtgtatgtatgtatgtatgtatgtgtactgatTTGGATGGcaagatcattttattttttttattttttaaaaattcaaacctcaaaacaaattttttttcaaagagcacCTTTATCAAAGGCAAATTGCTGTTTTTCAATCAACTGCCACCTGTCTCTTCTCCTTTTGCCCTCTGAGAAAAGACATGCCTGCTCGGTTGAGAGAAAAAACCAGATGGGGTAGGTGGCCCTGAAGCTGGGAACTGAAGGCGACCTATCTGCTGAAGGGCAGAGGGAAGTCACTGGTGTCATCCTCCTCCAGCCCTCCTTTGGAGTCTGTGAAGTTACTGCTCTGCTTTGTTCTAGGAGGCAGTTGAGACTCCCATTTCTTCTGATATTCCAAAATGCATCGATCATTAGAGGAAAAAGGAGTAGTAATTGGCCTACTGATAGAAATGGACGAAGCCAATAATTTTCCCCAAGAAAACAATCTGAAAATCAAAGGGAACCCTAAtcaaaattcaaggtcatctgtagAGAGAAGGTGGAGTCAAAGGTGGAAATACAGCCCCTGAGTGGCTgcaggggcgggggaggggggcagtggaATCCACCCAGGTGAGTCCTGGCCCTGCTGCCAGATCCCCGCTTGCCCGATGACAGGCTGTGCCACCGCTCCCCAACTAAAGACCTGGAAACAGGCTTGAAGAACAGCCAAGTCAGTGTGTTCTTGTAAAATGAATACATACTATGGGGTTTTCACCCTGTTACTTGAATACTCTGTGGGCCTTCTGAGTTTAATGGTCGTGGTTTTCCAGTtgatttcttctctcttgctGTTTCTCCATCCTGTCCTTTTCTTAATTTCACaaattatattttgttacattacATATATAGAACCTATTAACACTTGATGCAAGTTTTCCCCCTAACTTTTCCTGGGTTTGTCTTTCCCTACAGTTCATACACAGTATTTATGTACATAATGTCAGTTCTTTAGTGGTTCACGGTTGATATTGGGGGTCTTTTGATTTATTCTTGTTAAGGAGTAGAGTTGCAACTGGAAAAGAGTGAGATACCAGAAATAAACTGGTAGTTTTTGGTAGAaacctttattttaaatgaaaacttgtCATTGCCAGCTCCTGCCAAATTAAGTACTTCCTCTTAAGAAACCCCTGCAGA
This window contains:
- the Ssh2 gene encoding protein phosphatase Slingshot homolog 2 isoform X5; amino-acid sequence: MALVTVQRSPTPSTTSSPCASEADSGEEECRSQPRSISESFLTVKGAALFLPRGNGSSTPRVSHRRNKHAGDLQQHLQAMFILLRPEDNIRLAVRLESTYQNRTRYMVVVSTNGRQDTEESIVLGMDFSSNDSSTCTMGLVLPLWSDTLIHLDGDGGFSVSTDNRVHIFKPVSVQAMWSALQSLHKACEVARMHNYYPGSLFLTWVSYYESHINSDQSSVNEWNAMQDVQSHRPDSPALFTDIPTERERTERLIKTKLREIMMQKDLENITSKEIRTELEMQMVCNLREFKEFIDNEMIVILGQMDSPTQIFEHVFLGSEWNASNLEDLQNRGVRYILNVTREIDNFFPGVFEYHNIRVYDEEATDLLAYWNDTYKFISKAKKHGSKCLVHCKMGVSRSASTVIAYAMKEYGWNLDRAYDYVKERRTVTKPNPSFMRQLEEYQGILLASKQRHNKLWRSHSDSDLSDHHEPICKPGLELNKKEMTTSADQITEVKTVENLAAMPPVFVEHMLPQDASQTGVCTKERLICLELSSQEFRAGQIEDELNLNDINGCSSGCCLSESKFPLDNCHASKALLQPGQAPDIANKFPDLAVEDLETDALKADMNVHLLPMEELTSRLKDLPMSPDLESPSPQASCQAAISDFSTDRIDFFSALEKFVELSQETRSRSFSHSRIEELGGGRSEGCRLSVIEVAPSEMAADDQRSSSLSNTPHASEESSVDEDQSKAISDLVSPDIIMQSHSENAISVKEIVTEIESISQGVGQVQLKGDILSNPCHTPKKSTVHELPLERVQALENKPGHLEQDESFCSVQPELARDLGKCAPEEGCVTTHSSTVDLEEEETVEGEHDWSPGIHSGAKWCPGSVRRATLEFEERLRQEQENHGTTSAGPTLSNRKNSKNDSSMADLMPKWKSDETAPEHSFFLKEAEPSKSKGKCSGSEAGSLSHCEHTPTVPASELLEHHPLPAPQDCLGSDSRSKTWEGELKKQRTVVPSQECETQAVLLPLPKKIEIIEYTPTVTSLDHTEPGGETTHSKEGEKQGLRSVKMERSVTMFCALDENLNRTLDPSQVSLHPQVLPLPHSSSEYDRPTDPSSMLSSPQDKGDSPSTPFKTAAPFVSFSTQGASVSLDCLLPHSVVHLEGCTEQSSSTDSELSSERVSWEESRGDFLCSGSRMAYMSSPLTNKDLSLINKVGDSVGVLQKKLDPSPEACRIPHSSSSENIRDVSHSPGVVKEHTKEVESRVIFQAGFSKTSPVQRSASLAKLSYLDLCKDYLPDRELVSSESPHLKLLQPFLRTDSGMHALMAHKPSESPGAHQSPQPTKYSVEQLKTAECVVQSKPVERSSVQYAKEFGYSQQQCLLPKARPGLTSSEGGLPLLQTQGLQYTGPSPGLAVAPRQQHGRTHPLRRLKRANDKKRTTNPFYNTM
- the Ssh2 gene encoding protein phosphatase Slingshot homolog 2 isoform X1, whose amino-acid sequence is MALVTVQRSPTPSTTSSPCASSSYLEDSESAALLCCECGESEIFSDFNEADSGEEECRSQPRSISESFLTVKGAALFLPRGNGSSTPRVSHRRNKHAGDLQQHLQAMFILLRPEDNIRLAVRLESTYQNRTRYMVVVSTNGRQDTEESIVLGMDFSSNDSSTCTMGLVLPLWSDTLIHLDGDGGFSVSTDNRVHIFKPVSVQAMWSALQSLHKACEVARMHNYYPGSLFLTWVSYYESHINSDQSSVNEWNAMQDVQSHRPDSPALFTDIPTERERTERLIKTKLREIMMQKDLENITSKEIRTELEMQMVCNLREFKEFIDNEMIVILGQMDSPTQIFEHVFLGSEWNASNLEDLQNRGVRYILNVTREIDNFFPGVFEYHNIRVYDEEATDLLAYWNDTYKFISKAKKHGSKCLVHCKMGVSRSASTVIAYAMKEYGWNLDRAYDYVKERRTVTKPNPSFMRQLEEYQGILLASKQRHNKLWRSHSDSDLSDHHEPICKPGLELNKKEMTTSADQITEVKTVENLAAMPPVFVEHMLPQDASQTGVCTKERLICLELSSQEFRAGQIEDELNLNDINGCSSGCCLSESKFPLDNCHASKALLQPGQAPDIANKFPDLAVEDLETDALKADMNVHLLPMEELTSRLKDLPMSPDLESPSPQASCQAAISDFSTDRIDFFSALEKFVELSQETRSRSFSHSRIEELGGGRSEGCRLSVIEVAPSEMAADDQRSSSLSNTPHASEESSVDEDQSKAISDLVSPDIIMQSHSENAISVKEIVTEIESISQGVGQVQLKGDILSNPCHTPKKSTVHELPLERVQALENKPGHLEQDESFCSVQPELARDLGKCAPEEGCVTTHSSTVDLEEEETVEGEHDWSPGIHSGAKWCPGSVRRATLEFEERLRQEQENHGTTSAGPTLSNRKNSKNDSSMADLMPKWKSDETAPEHSFFLKEAEPSKSKGKCSGSEAGSLSHCEHTPTVPASELLEHHPLPAPQDCLGSDSRSKTWEGELKKQRTVVPSQECETQAVLLPLPKKIEIIEYTPTVTSLDHTEPGGETTHSKEGEKQGLRSVKMERSVTMFCALDENLNRTLDPSQVSLHPQVLPLPHSSSEYDRPTDPSSMLSSPQDKGDSPSTPFKTAAPFVSFSTQGASVSLDCLLPHSVVHLEGCTEQSSSTDSELSSERVSWEESRGDFLCSGSRMAYMSSPLTNKDLSLINKVGDSVGVLQKKLDPSPEACRIPHSSSSENIRDVSHSPGVVKEHTKEVESRVIFQAGFSKTSPVQRSASLAKLSYLDLCKDYLPDRELVSSESPHLKLLQPFLRTDSGMHALMAHKPSESPGAHQSPQPTKYSVEQLKTAECVVQSKPVERSSVQYAKEFGYSQQQCLLPKARPGLTSSEGGLPLLQTQGLQYTGPSPGLAVAPRQQHGRTHPLRRLKRANDKKRTTNPFYNTM